From a single Labrenzia sp. PHM005 genomic region:
- a CDS encoding PaaI family thioesterase has translation MQPVMTADEIMDMLDEVFPQIHADGKVYTIESVAPGKAVLRLTANERHLRPGGTVSGPTMMAMADFAAYVVTLAHIGPEALAVTTNLNINFLRKPEPGDLLATCQLLKLGKRLAVVDCFIAGDGQEELVAHATATYSIPPRK, from the coding sequence ATGCAGCCGGTCATGACTGCCGATGAAATCATGGACATGCTGGACGAGGTGTTTCCGCAGATCCATGCCGACGGCAAGGTCTATACCATTGAAAGTGTCGCGCCCGGCAAAGCGGTCCTGCGTTTGACGGCCAATGAGCGGCATCTGCGCCCCGGCGGGACGGTCTCCGGCCCGACGATGATGGCCATGGCGGATTTTGCGGCTTACGTCGTCACTCTGGCGCACATCGGCCCAGAGGCGCTGGCGGTCACCACCAACCTCAACATCAATTTTCTACGTAAGCCCGAACCGGGCGATCTTTTGGCGACCTGCCAGCTTTTGAAACTCGGCAAGCGCTTGGCCGTGGTGGATTGTTTTATTGCGGGGGACGGCCAAGAGGAACTGGTCGCGCACGCCACGGCGACCTATTCGATCCCACCCCGCAAATAA
- a CDS encoding ferric reductase-like transmembrane domain-containing protein — translation MRPIGLTLIVLATLVPIYWYIPLGANRDVIALFSQYLGSAALILMGINQFLATRVPGLETVFGPLDRIYVLHKWLGIAALVAMGLHDIIDAEMNGLRGGPLAGIAEDIGEISLYGLMILILASVITFIPYHLWKWSHRIIGVFFFLGAFHYFFIEKPFSNADPLGLYISAFCVLGILSYIWMSLLRPMAPRGHKYEVDLVRRVGGLTELVLLPKGRGMKHKAGQFAFLSIDGGGLGEEHPFTLSGAPSNDRTLRFSIKDLGDYTDRLQRKVQPGMEATVSGPFGHFKMPTGRDPQVWIGAGVGITPFLAFAESLKTSDTGPVKLYYCVRERDDIPYAVELERLAEDVETLEVIIVNTTEGIRLTADRIVSDLGGDVSQAHVFFCGPVQMRKALKSGLVLKGLRASRFHFEEFEMRTGIGLGALAAWLWDRGTLEVEKKLAAKTEPAE, via the coding sequence ATGCGCCCTATCGGCTTAACCCTGATTGTCCTTGCAACACTCGTTCCGATTTATTGGTACATTCCGCTTGGGGCGAACCGGGATGTGATCGCTCTTTTTAGCCAATATCTTGGTTCCGCCGCGCTGATCCTGATGGGGATCAATCAGTTTTTGGCAACACGCGTACCGGGGCTGGAAACTGTCTTTGGCCCGCTCGACCGGATTTATGTTCTGCACAAATGGCTTGGAATTGCGGCGCTTGTCGCTATGGGGCTGCACGATATTATTGACGCAGAAATGAACGGGCTGCGGGGCGGGCCACTCGCCGGGATAGCTGAAGATATTGGTGAAATCAGCCTCTACGGACTGATGATCCTGATTCTGGCTTCTGTCATCACTTTCATTCCCTATCATCTGTGGAAGTGGAGCCACCGGATCATCGGCGTCTTCTTCTTTCTCGGTGCGTTCCACTATTTCTTCATTGAAAAGCCGTTTTCCAACGCCGACCCGCTGGGGCTTTATATCTCTGCTTTCTGCGTCCTGGGAATTCTATCCTATATCTGGATGTCACTGCTTCGGCCGATGGCGCCGCGCGGCCACAAATACGAAGTGGATTTGGTGCGCCGTGTCGGTGGCCTGACGGAACTTGTTCTGCTGCCCAAAGGGCGCGGCATGAAACACAAGGCTGGGCAGTTTGCGTTTCTGTCGATTGATGGGGGCGGATTAGGAGAAGAGCATCCTTTCACCTTGAGCGGCGCTCCATCGAATGACCGAACCTTGCGGTTCTCGATCAAGGATCTCGGCGATTACACAGATCGTCTTCAGCGGAAAGTTCAGCCCGGCATGGAAGCAACGGTTTCCGGCCCCTTTGGGCACTTCAAGATGCCCACTGGGCGGGATCCGCAGGTCTGGATCGGCGCAGGTGTTGGCATCACGCCGTTTTTGGCCTTCGCTGAAAGCTTGAAGACGTCCGATACAGGCCCGGTCAAACTCTACTATTGCGTTCGTGAGCGGGATGACATTCCCTATGCGGTCGAACTGGAGCGGCTGGCAGAAGACGTCGAGACGTTGGAGGTGATCATCGTCAATACGACCGAAGGTATCCGGTTGACCGCTGACCGGATCGTTTCTGATCTCGGCGGCGATGTTTCGCAGGCCCATGTGTTCTTCTGTGGCCCAGTTCAAATGCGCAAGGCGCTGAAATCCGGTCTGGTGCTTAAAGGTCTGCGCGCCTCGCGCTTCCACTTCGAGGAATTCGAAATGCGCACCGGCATTGGTCTGGGTGCTCTGGCTGCCTGGTTGTGGGACCGGGGGACATTGGAAGTGGAAAAAAAGTTGGCTGCAAAGACCGAGCCAGCGGAATAG
- a CDS encoding TIGR02285 family protein, with translation MMYRFVQLLILVALLSISKVAHSGDVVTWAKMDFPPVTITIGENAGQGYGDLTRKYFTDRLPEFDHQHLDMSISRMVSLMETRDGVCDAAMFKTPDREKVMVFSDQVYWIQANRIIFLSKNRSRFDRHLTENETVDLERLAADKTLNGVVVRGRSYSPRIDAAVQLLAKQPHFTEVTDTIQMFKMLERERIDWVAGYSFEANFYFRKLGLSNDLLSFRAEGDAAVIPGYFACSDGPVGRSVVAGINQLITQAGRPPEYLQYYKGWLDNQALMDINKLIASLN, from the coding sequence ATGATGTATCGATTCGTTCAATTACTAATCCTAGTTGCATTGTTGTCTATTTCAAAAGTTGCGCACTCCGGTGATGTTGTCACCTGGGCGAAAATGGATTTTCCGCCGGTGACCATTACGATCGGTGAAAATGCCGGTCAGGGTTATGGAGATTTGACCCGGAAGTATTTCACGGACCGTCTTCCGGAGTTCGATCACCAGCATTTGGACATGTCGATCAGCCGGATGGTTTCGCTGATGGAAACCAGAGACGGTGTTTGCGATGCGGCGATGTTCAAAACTCCGGATCGCGAGAAAGTTATGGTCTTCTCAGACCAGGTTTATTGGATCCAGGCGAACCGGATCATCTTTCTTTCGAAAAACAGAAGCCGGTTTGATCGCCACCTGACAGAAAATGAGACTGTTGATCTGGAAAGGCTCGCGGCTGACAAAACTCTGAACGGTGTTGTCGTTCGCGGGAGATCATATTCACCACGTATTGACGCCGCAGTTCAGCTGTTAGCCAAACAACCGCATTTTACCGAAGTCACTGATACCATTCAGATGTTCAAGATGCTTGAAAGAGAGCGCATTGATTGGGTTGCCGGTTACTCGTTTGAAGCGAATTTCTATTTTCGGAAATTGGGTTTGAGCAACGATTTATTGTCTTTTCGCGCAGAAGGGGATGCAGCTGTCATTCCGGGGTACTTTGCGTGTTCAGACGGGCCGGTTGGGCGCAGTGTCGTTGCCGGGATCAATCAACTCATCACCCAAGCGGGGCGCCCGCCCGAGTATCTCCAGTATTACAAAGGCTGGTTGGACAATCAGGCGCTTATGGACATCAACAAACTGATCGCGTCATTGAACTAG
- a CDS encoding GFA family protein, producing MSRTGSCLCGAVTFEADALPSLQACHCRTCRKWSGGPFMAVPCKSADFKGEIKRFSVSKRADRGFCPTCGTHLFFYSKPGDMYGVPAGLFDEDPESVLRAEYFIDEKPENYCFAEDTKKLTGAEFRAKFG from the coding sequence ATGAGCAGAACCGGATCTTGCCTATGCGGCGCCGTCACGTTTGAAGCCGACGCTCTTCCATCGCTCCAGGCCTGCCATTGCCGGACCTGCCGGAAATGGAGCGGTGGGCCGTTTATGGCCGTGCCATGTAAATCGGCCGACTTCAAAGGTGAGATAAAGCGGTTTTCGGTTTCCAAACGTGCCGACCGCGGCTTCTGCCCGACCTGCGGCACCCATCTCTTCTTTTATTCCAAACCGGGCGACATGTATGGAGTCCCGGCGGGTCTCTTTGATGAAGATCCAGAATCGGTATTGCGGGCGGAATATTTCATCGACGAAAAGCCGGAAAACTATTGTTTTGCCGAAGACACCAAGAAACTAACCGGCGCCGAATTTCGGGCAAAATTCGGCTGA
- a CDS encoding VOC family protein: MMAQFRYLVEDVDAAIAFYRDRLGFTLKQQFGPAMAILLRDDLELWLAGPMASASKPMSNGAQPGPGGWNRCVLMVSGIETLVQNMAENGVTFLNDVVCGPGGKQVLCRDPSGNTIELFEPA; this comes from the coding sequence ATGATGGCACAATTCCGCTACTTGGTAGAAGATGTGGATGCGGCGATCGCGTTTTATCGCGATCGGCTCGGTTTCACGCTGAAACAGCAATTTGGTCCAGCCATGGCAATTCTTCTGCGGGACGATTTGGAACTCTGGCTAGCAGGGCCAATGGCGTCTGCCTCGAAACCTATGTCCAATGGAGCCCAACCGGGACCAGGCGGCTGGAACCGGTGCGTTCTTATGGTGTCCGGTATTGAGACCCTAGTTCAAAACATGGCGGAGAATGGAGTTACGTTTTTGAACGATGTTGTTTGCGGCCCTGGCGGCAAACAGGTCCTGTGCCGTGATCCGTCCGGCAATACCATTGAACTGTTCGAACCAGCCTGA
- the bmt gene encoding betaine--homocysteine S-methyltransferase — translation MSKFEDLLARKGALLADGATGTNLFDMGLVSGDAPELWNTDEPEKIKSLYRSFVDAGSDIILTNTFGCNRHRLKLHNAQDRVKELNIAAVNLAKEVIAESGREVLIGGSIGPTGELFLPLGALSYEEGVEAFKEQIEGLVEGGVDILWAETMSAVEEMKAAAEAAKGFDLPLVITASFDTAGKTMMGLAPKGLGDLQSQFACTPVAIGSNCGVGASDLLAAIMEITEAFPDAIVVAKGNCGIPQIKGDEVVYTGTPELMADYARMALDAGARIIGGCCGTSPDHLKAMRVALDTYKKGVRPTLDQVIAEIGPLVSPPNKEADAAREADGEGAGSGRRRGRRRG, via the coding sequence ATGTCGAAGTTTGAAGATCTTCTGGCCCGCAAAGGGGCATTGCTGGCGGATGGGGCAACGGGCACCAACCTGTTTGACATGGGCCTGGTTTCCGGCGATGCACCAGAGCTTTGGAACACGGACGAGCCGGAAAAGATCAAATCTCTTTACCGGTCCTTTGTGGACGCCGGCTCCGACATCATCCTAACCAACACGTTTGGCTGCAACCGGCACCGCTTGAAGCTGCACAATGCGCAAGACCGGGTGAAGGAACTCAACATCGCCGCAGTCAATCTCGCCAAGGAGGTTATTGCGGAGTCGGGCCGGGAAGTCCTTATCGGCGGTTCCATTGGGCCGACTGGCGAATTGTTCCTGCCGCTCGGCGCACTCTCTTATGAAGAGGGTGTCGAGGCGTTCAAAGAACAGATCGAGGGGCTTGTTGAGGGCGGTGTCGATATACTGTGGGCCGAGACCATGTCGGCAGTTGAAGAAATGAAAGCAGCGGCTGAAGCTGCAAAGGGGTTTGATCTGCCGCTGGTGATCACCGCAAGTTTCGATACCGCCGGAAAAACCATGATGGGCCTGGCGCCAAAAGGTCTGGGTGATCTGCAAAGCCAATTTGCCTGTACACCGGTCGCCATCGGTTCCAACTGCGGTGTCGGAGCGTCCGATCTTCTGGCAGCGATCATGGAGATCACCGAGGCCTTTCCCGACGCAATTGTCGTTGCCAAGGGCAACTGCGGTATTCCGCAGATCAAGGGCGATGAAGTGGTTTACACCGGCACGCCGGAACTGATGGCCGACTATGCCCGCATGGCGCTGGATGCCGGCGCGCGCATCATTGGCGGTTGCTGCGGCACATCTCCAGATCACTTGAAAGCCATGCGGGTCGCACTGGATACTTACAAGAAGGGCGTCCGCCCGACACTCGATCAGGTGATCGCCGAAATCGGCCCGCTGGTCTCACCTCCGAACAAGGAAGCGGATGCGGCGCGTGAAGCGGACGGCGAGGGCGCAGGTTCCGGCCGCCGAAGGGGGCGGCGGCGCGGTTGA
- a CDS encoding FAD-dependent oxidoreductase produces the protein MSAFPDKAQVVIVGLGGIVGASVAHHLIERGWTDVVGIDKSGIPTDIGSTAHASDFCYTTSHDYLSVWTTQYSIDFFDKMGCYARVGGLEIARTGDDAWMEEIKRKVTSGKAFGTNVRLVDPKEIKELFPLIEEDQVQGGMFDPDAGLVIPRSQTVCGKLVDEAEKTGKLKSFANTPATSLVVEDGKIKGVVTHRGTIMADHVVVCAGLWGRQIAEMVGEDLPVMPVDHPLTFFGPYNEFEGTGKDIGYPLLRDQGNSAYMRDTGDPKTTEGGQIEWGYYEPNEPRMCHPRDLQSKEEARLSPSQRDLEMEQVIEPLEKAMELTPVLAELGYNESHSFNGLLQVSAAGGPSCGESQKVRGLWYCVAIWVKDGPGYGKLIADWITDGRTEIDHAPIDYSRFYAHQMTEKYIEDRCYEAAQKIYFPAIHPREPYVSSRGVKRSPFYEREVELGGYFMELGGWERAHGYAANEHLLEKYGNKVPERKNEWDNRHFWRVSNAEQLALSEDCGIINLSHFYMFDVEGPDHVALLEWLCAAKIGGDNNIGKGIYTHFLDDEGNVRADLTIFRMEDRCRIVDGADAGPRDYHYVKRMAEDKGFDVTVTDVSEEYTTIGIWGPNARENLKKVVSDPAALDPENFPFAGIRNIEIAGKKVSALRLSYVGEQGWELHMKYEDGLAVWDALRAEGIMAVGVETYANSRRMEKSLRLQNADLLTQYNLYEADLARPKVKEADFRGKAKHLEYRARDKQPAMLCTLVMLEDTDASGVERFPVGAMPVQDPATGQTLVDELGRISYTTSVAYGPTIGKNIALAYLPQEFCEVGRKLQVEYFSETYQVEVAGVGYAPLYDPENAKPRS, from the coding sequence ATGTCAGCATTTCCTGACAAGGCACAAGTCGTCATCGTCGGTTTGGGCGGCATTGTCGGCGCATCGGTGGCGCACCACCTGATCGAGCGCGGCTGGACGGATGTTGTCGGCATCGACAAATCCGGCATTCCGACTGATATCGGGTCAACAGCGCATGCTTCCGACTTCTGCTACACCACCAGCCACGACTACCTGTCGGTCTGGACCACCCAGTATTCCATCGACTTCTTCGACAAAATGGGCTGCTACGCCCGTGTCGGCGGTCTTGAAATCGCCCGCACAGGTGACGATGCCTGGATGGAAGAAATCAAGCGCAAGGTAACCTCCGGCAAGGCGTTCGGCACCAATGTGCGCCTGGTGGATCCGAAAGAGATCAAGGAACTCTTCCCGCTTATCGAAGAAGATCAGGTGCAGGGCGGCATGTTCGATCCGGATGCCGGTCTTGTGATTCCACGGTCCCAAACTGTTTGCGGCAAACTGGTCGATGAAGCAGAGAAAACCGGCAAACTGAAATCCTTCGCCAACACACCGGCAACCTCGCTGGTTGTCGAAGACGGCAAGATCAAGGGTGTCGTAACCCACCGCGGCACGATCATGGCTGACCATGTTGTCGTGTGTGCCGGTCTCTGGGGGCGCCAGATCGCGGAAATGGTCGGTGAAGACCTGCCGGTTATGCCAGTCGATCACCCGCTGACGTTCTTTGGTCCGTACAACGAATTTGAAGGCACTGGCAAGGATATCGGCTATCCGCTCCTGCGCGACCAGGGCAATTCCGCCTATATGCGCGACACGGGCGACCCCAAGACCACAGAAGGCGGTCAGATCGAATGGGGTTACTACGAGCCGAATGAGCCGCGCATGTGCCATCCGCGCGATCTTCAGTCCAAGGAAGAAGCCCGCCTGTCGCCGTCTCAGCGCGATCTGGAAATGGAACAGGTTATCGAGCCGCTTGAAAAGGCGATGGAACTGACACCGGTCTTGGCGGAGCTTGGCTATAACGAAAGCCATTCCTTCAACGGTCTTCTGCAGGTGTCTGCGGCAGGTGGCCCGTCCTGCGGTGAAAGCCAGAAGGTGCGCGGCCTCTGGTACTGCGTTGCCATCTGGGTCAAGGACGGCCCAGGCTACGGCAAGCTGATTGCCGATTGGATCACCGATGGCCGGACCGAAATCGACCATGCGCCGATTGATTACTCTCGCTTCTACGCTCACCAGATGACTGAGAAATACATCGAAGACCGCTGCTATGAAGCCGCGCAGAAGATTTATTTCCCGGCGATCCATCCGCGTGAACCTTATGTTTCCAGCCGCGGCGTGAAACGCTCCCCATTCTATGAGCGGGAAGTGGAACTCGGCGGCTACTTCATGGAGCTTGGCGGCTGGGAGCGGGCGCACGGCTATGCGGCCAACGAGCACCTGCTGGAAAAATACGGCAACAAGGTTCCTGAGCGCAAAAACGAGTGGGACAACCGCCACTTCTGGCGGGTTTCCAATGCCGAACAGCTGGCGCTGTCCGAAGACTGCGGCATCATCAACCTGTCGCACTTTTATATGTTCGACGTTGAAGGCCCTGATCACGTTGCGCTGCTGGAATGGCTTTGTGCGGCCAAAATCGGCGGCGACAACAACATCGGCAAGGGCATCTACACCCACTTCCTCGATGATGAAGGCAATGTCCGTGCGGACTTGACCATCTTCCGCATGGAAGACCGGTGCCGCATCGTTGACGGCGCTGATGCAGGCCCGCGTGATTATCACTATGTTAAGCGCATGGCCGAAGACAAAGGTTTTGACGTCACCGTCACCGATGTGAGCGAAGAGTACACGACCATCGGTATCTGGGGTCCGAACGCCCGCGAGAACCTGAAAAAGGTCGTTTCCGATCCGGCTGCACTTGATCCGGAAAACTTCCCGTTCGCAGGCATCCGCAATATCGAGATTGCTGGCAAGAAGGTCTCCGCGCTCCGTCTGTCCTATGTCGGTGAGCAGGGCTGGGAGCTTCATATGAAGTATGAAGACGGTCTGGCTGTCTGGGATGCGCTTCGCGCAGAAGGGATCATGGCCGTTGGTGTTGAAACCTATGCCAACTCCCGCCGCATGGAAAAATCCTTGCGCCTGCAGAACGCTGATCTTCTGACCCAGTATAACCTCTATGAGGCGGACCTGGCCCGCCCGAAGGTTAAGGAAGCAGACTTCCGCGGCAAGGCGAAGCATTTGGAATACCGGGCGCGCGACAAGCAACCGGCCATGCTGTGCACATTGGTGATGCTGGAAGACACCGACGCCAGCGGTGTCGAACGGTTCCCGGTTGGCGCCATGCCGGTGCAGGATCCGGCGACTGGCCAGACACTGGTCGATGAACTCGGCCGTATCTCCTACACCACCTCGGTGGCCTATGGTCCGACCATCGGCAAGAACATTGCGCTTGCCTATCTGCCACAGGAATTCTGCGAAGTCGGCCGAAAGTTGCAGGTGGAGTATTTCTCTGAAACCTATCAAGTGGAAGTGGCCGGTGTCGGCTACGCGCCGCTCTACGATCCGGAGAATGCCAAGCCGCGGAGCTGA
- a CDS encoding trimethylamine methyltransferase family protein, with protein sequence MSDAAASTGRRGRSARRERRKSGSGLVGAPYISRGIPNYEVLSDEGAAIIEANADRILAEIGLEFREDPDVLNIWKIAGAEVDGERVRFPKGMLREILKTAPSQFTQHARNPARNVEIGGNNLVFAPVYGPPFVTDLDQGRRYGTIEDFRNFVKLAYMSPWMHHSGGTVCEPVDLPVNKRHFDMVYSHIKYSDKPFMGSVTAPERAEDSVRMAQITFGEDFVDQNCVMIQLINANSPLVFDATMLGALKVYARANQACIVSPFILAGAMSPVTVAGTLAQVLAEALAGCALTQLVRPGAPVVFGAFVSSISMQSGAPTFGSPEGSLLLNGAAKLARRAGLPFRSGGSFTASKVPDAQSAQEAAQTITATVQSGVNFCLHSAGWLEGGLCSSYEKFIMDADQLGMMHVLAKGIDVNDETLAMDALEEVGPGGHFLGAAHTQRNFESAFYRSSVADNNSYEQWLADGELDAAWRANKIWKEQLAAYTGPELDPGIDEALQAYMAERKASFPDSNV encoded by the coding sequence ATGTCAGACGCCGCCGCCAGCACTGGCCGCCGTGGCCGATCAGCACGCCGGGAACGGCGCAAATCCGGTTCAGGTCTCGTAGGCGCGCCCTATATCAGCCGGGGTATTCCAAACTACGAAGTTCTGAGCGATGAAGGCGCCGCCATCATCGAAGCCAATGCAGACCGCATTTTGGCAGAAATTGGCTTGGAATTCCGGGAAGATCCGGACGTCTTGAACATCTGGAAGATCGCTGGCGCTGAAGTCGATGGCGAGCGTGTGCGTTTTCCGAAAGGCATGCTGCGCGAGATCCTGAAAACGGCGCCATCGCAATTCACCCAACACGCGCGCAATCCAGCGCGTAACGTCGAAATTGGCGGCAACAACCTTGTGTTCGCGCCGGTTTATGGCCCTCCCTTTGTGACCGATCTCGATCAGGGCCGCCGTTACGGCACCATCGAAGATTTCCGCAATTTCGTGAAGCTCGCCTACATGTCACCGTGGATGCACCATTCCGGCGGCACCGTCTGTGAGCCGGTCGATCTTCCGGTGAACAAGCGCCACTTTGATATGGTCTATTCCCATATCAAATACTCCGACAAGCCATTTATGGGGTCTGTGACTGCTCCTGAGCGTGCCGAAGATTCGGTCCGTATGGCTCAGATCACGTTCGGCGAAGACTTCGTCGACCAGAACTGTGTGATGATCCAGCTGATCAACGCCAATTCCCCGCTGGTGTTTGACGCGACCATGCTCGGCGCACTGAAAGTCTACGCCCGCGCCAATCAGGCCTGTATTGTTTCGCCGTTCATTTTGGCCGGCGCGATGAGCCCGGTAACCGTTGCCGGCACGCTGGCCCAGGTTCTGGCTGAAGCGTTGGCTGGCTGTGCTCTCACCCAGCTGGTGCGCCCAGGCGCTCCTGTTGTGTTTGGCGCCTTTGTCAGCTCCATCTCCATGCAATCCGGTGCACCGACCTTCGGCAGTCCGGAAGGCTCGCTCCTGCTCAACGGCGCTGCCAAACTGGCCCGTCGGGCCGGCTTGCCGTTCCGCTCAGGCGGCTCGTTCACAGCCTCCAAAGTGCCAGATGCACAATCTGCTCAGGAAGCCGCGCAAACCATCACAGCAACCGTCCAAAGCGGTGTCAATTTCTGCCTGCACTCCGCCGGATGGCTCGAGGGCGGCCTGTGTTCGTCTTACGAGAAGTTCATCATGGACGCCGATCAGCTCGGCATGATGCATGTCTTGGCCAAAGGCATTGACGTCAACGACGAAACGCTCGCGATGGACGCGCTGGAAGAAGTCGGCCCGGGCGGCCACTTCCTTGGCGCCGCCCACACGCAGCGCAACTTTGAGAGCGCGTTCTACCGTTCGTCTGTTGCCGACAACAATTCTTATGAGCAATGGCTGGCGGACGGTGAATTGGATGCCGCCTGGCGTGCCAACAAGATCTGGAAAGAGCAACTGGCTGCCTACACCGGCCCGGAGCTTGATCCGGGCATCGACGAAGCCCTGCAAGCCTATATGGCAGAACGCAAGGCGTCGTTCCCGGACAGCAACGTCTGA
- a CDS encoding GFA family protein, with protein sequence MKGSCLCGCVTYEVTGPLRPVIACHCVQCRKTSGHFVAASQAAKGDLHITGGEHLTWFRSSETAKRGFCAVCGSQMFWEPDGKDVVSIMAGTLDGATGLRIASHIYCESKGDYYELPQTESD encoded by the coding sequence ATGAAAGGCAGCTGCCTTTGCGGATGTGTCACCTATGAGGTAACGGGGCCATTGCGCCCCGTTATTGCTTGTCATTGCGTCCAGTGCCGTAAGACATCCGGTCATTTCGTAGCCGCGAGCCAAGCGGCAAAAGGCGATTTACACATTACTGGCGGCGAACATCTCACCTGGTTCCGCTCATCTGAGACCGCAAAACGCGGATTTTGTGCGGTCTGTGGAAGCCAGATGTTCTGGGAGCCTGATGGCAAAGATGTCGTTTCCATCATGGCTGGGACTTTGGATGGGGCCACTGGCCTGCGCATTGCCAGCCATATCTATTGCGAGTCAAAGGGCGATTATTACGAGCTGCCGCAAACGGAATCCGACTAA
- a CDS encoding AGE family epimerase/isomerase — translation MSSETAQVKKLADDLTQWLTEDALPAWHAGGIAPDTGECFEVIDLETKAGAPIDRRARVAPRQIYSFLEGARLGWSGPAEDIATRLWAWLSETYRLADGTFAAAVSINNTLTDSRFDLYNQAFVLFALAQMADKIPACASTAETEAKSLLETLYKTYKHPDIGFREDVPDRIPLRANPHMHLLEACMAWEAVSKDPAWSNLTDELAELALTRLIDPVNGGLREFFDLHWAPLPGDEGRTIEPGHLFEWAWLLVRWGTSRRDADALVAARRLYDIAWTYGIDESRGAAFMAINDDFSVRDPIARLWGQTEWIKAAIALAGISAGPEREAYVADISLSVAALSAYFEDVPAGLYRDKWNVDGTFEDEPAPASSLYHIVCAISELNAFAKSL, via the coding sequence ATGTCTTCTGAAACCGCGCAAGTTAAAAAGCTCGCTGACGACCTGACCCAATGGTTGACGGAAGACGCGCTCCCCGCCTGGCATGCTGGTGGCATTGCGCCTGATACGGGCGAATGTTTTGAAGTTATCGACCTGGAAACGAAGGCTGGAGCTCCAATAGACCGCCGTGCCCGGGTCGCACCGCGCCAGATTTATTCATTCCTTGAAGGGGCCAGGCTCGGCTGGAGTGGCCCAGCTGAAGACATCGCCACTCGGCTTTGGGCCTGGTTGAGCGAAACTTACCGCTTGGCCGATGGCACTTTTGCCGCCGCAGTTTCAATTAACAACACTCTGACGGATTCCAGGTTCGATCTTTACAATCAGGCCTTTGTGCTGTTTGCCCTCGCCCAGATGGCCGATAAAATCCCGGCCTGTGCCAGCACGGCTGAAACCGAAGCCAAATCGCTCTTGGAAACCCTCTACAAAACTTACAAGCATCCCGACATTGGCTTCAGGGAAGATGTCCCGGACCGCATACCTTTACGCGCCAACCCGCACATGCATTTGCTGGAAGCCTGCATGGCCTGGGAAGCTGTCTCGAAGGACCCGGCCTGGTCAAACCTGACTGACGAACTGGCGGAACTCGCGCTGACCCGGTTGATTGATCCGGTGAATGGCGGTCTTCGCGAGTTTTTTGATCTACACTGGGCCCCATTACCGGGAGATGAAGGACGCACGATCGAACCGGGCCACCTTTTTGAGTGGGCCTGGCTGCTGGTCCGCTGGGGCACGTCGCGCCGCGATGCGGATGCGCTTGTGGCTGCGCGGCGCCTTTATGACATTGCTTGGACTTACGGCATCGATGAGAGCCGCGGCGCGGCTTTCATGGCCATCAATGACGATTTCAGCGTACGCGACCCAATCGCCCGCCTCTGGGGGCAAACCGAATGGATCAAAGCCGCCATTGCGCTGGCCGGAATCTCCGCCGGGCCGGAACGGGAGGCCTATGTTGCAGACATCTCTTTGTCCGTCGCAGCCCTCTCGGCCTATTTTGAAGATGTTCCAGCGGGCCTATACCGCGACAAATGGAATGTCGACGGCACCTTTGAAGACGAACCTGCACCCGCCAGTTCGCTCTATCATATCGTTTGCGCCATCTCCGAATTGAACGCCTTTGCCAAGTCGCTGTAA